From Bacteroidales bacterium, one genomic window encodes:
- the rnr gene encoding ribonuclease R yields MSKKKKKKQEPAFHRFTKKALKQAVFEIFNQHPNQNYNYKQISREFDITDDGGRALIAGILEELAEEGKLEEVYRGKYRFKVKSATVEGIIEMTTSHNAFVHADGIAEPVFIARDNLNRALPGDKVRVFLLAKRKKRHLEGEVLEIVERSKTSLVGIVQVGPSFAFFEPDSKDVPYDLFIPFERLGNAKDGQKVIARIVDWPAHARNPIGEIIEVLGYPGQHEAEMHAILAEFDLPYRFPEEVEKEVERIPEAITEAEIAKRRDFRGIPTFTIDPVDAKDFDDALSLRRLDSGNWEVGVHIADVSHYIRPGMLADQEALQRGTSVYLVDRVVPMLPEKLSNLVCSLRPDEDKLCFSAVFEMDDQARVLKEWFGKTVIRSVRRFNYDEAQEIIDKGKGDFAGELAVLNSLAQKLRAERFKRGSFNFEKPEIKFELAPDGKPVGVYFKEYKQSNELIEEFMLLANKRVAEWVNKPAGHRDDGKKKKKERTFVYRVHDKPDEEKLRSFSLFVKKFGYQMHMGSHKKISESLNQLMKEIQGKKEQNILENLAVRVMAKAEYSTKNIGHYGLAFPYYTHFTSPIRRYPDILAHRLLFHYLNGGASENPAPYEEMCRHASEMERKAMEAERTSVKYKQVEFMADKVGQVFDAVISGVTEWGLFAEIIENGCEGMIHIRQLNDDFYWFDEENYRLVGRRYKRVFQLGDAIKVEIWRTNLLKKQLDFRLAEDK; encoded by the coding sequence ATGTCAAAGAAAAAAAAGAAGAAGCAGGAGCCTGCTTTTCACCGTTTTACAAAAAAAGCCCTTAAACAGGCTGTGTTTGAGATTTTCAACCAGCATCCCAATCAGAATTACAACTACAAGCAAATTTCCCGGGAATTTGATATTACCGACGACGGAGGCCGTGCGCTCATTGCCGGTATTCTGGAAGAACTTGCAGAAGAAGGGAAACTGGAAGAGGTATACCGCGGAAAGTACCGGTTTAAAGTCAAATCGGCTACTGTTGAGGGAATTATTGAGATGACCACCAGCCATAATGCCTTCGTTCATGCCGATGGAATTGCCGAACCGGTATTCATTGCGCGGGACAATCTGAATCGCGCCCTGCCGGGTGACAAGGTGAGGGTTTTTCTTCTGGCCAAAAGGAAGAAAAGGCATCTGGAAGGAGAGGTGCTGGAGATAGTGGAACGTTCGAAAACTTCACTGGTAGGAATTGTTCAGGTTGGTCCTTCATTTGCCTTTTTTGAGCCCGACAGCAAAGATGTGCCGTATGATTTGTTCATTCCGTTTGAACGTCTGGGGAATGCAAAAGACGGTCAGAAGGTAATAGCACGTATTGTTGACTGGCCGGCCCATGCCAGGAATCCCATAGGAGAAATTATTGAGGTGCTGGGATATCCCGGCCAGCATGAGGCAGAAATGCATGCCATTCTGGCTGAGTTTGATCTTCCGTACCGTTTTCCTGAAGAAGTGGAGAAGGAAGTGGAACGGATACCGGAAGCAATTACTGAGGCAGAGATTGCAAAACGCCGTGATTTTCGGGGAATACCTACCTTTACCATCGATCCGGTTGATGCAAAAGATTTTGATGATGCCTTGTCACTGCGCAGGCTTGATTCCGGAAACTGGGAGGTGGGCGTCCACATAGCCGATGTGAGCCATTACATCAGACCAGGCATGCTCGCTGATCAGGAGGCTTTACAGAGAGGAACCTCTGTTTATCTGGTCGACCGGGTGGTGCCCATGTTGCCTGAGAAATTGTCCAATCTGGTGTGTTCCCTCCGCCCTGATGAGGATAAACTTTGTTTTTCAGCGGTATTCGAAATGGATGACCAGGCCAGGGTTTTGAAGGAATGGTTCGGGAAAACCGTCATCCGCTCAGTGAGAAGGTTTAACTACGATGAGGCCCAGGAGATTATCGACAAGGGTAAGGGAGATTTTGCCGGGGAATTGGCTGTTCTGAACAGCCTGGCACAGAAATTACGTGCTGAACGCTTCAAAAGGGGTTCTTTCAACTTTGAAAAGCCGGAAATTAAATTTGAGCTCGCACCCGACGGAAAGCCTGTAGGAGTGTATTTTAAGGAATACAAACAAAGCAATGAACTTATTGAAGAGTTTATGCTTCTGGCCAACAAGCGGGTTGCCGAATGGGTGAATAAACCTGCGGGCCACAGGGATGATGGCAAGAAGAAGAAAAAGGAGCGCACGTTTGTTTACCGGGTTCACGATAAGCCGGATGAGGAAAAACTCAGGAGTTTCAGTCTTTTTGTGAAAAAGTTCGGATACCAGATGCACATGGGTTCGCACAAAAAGATTTCTGAGTCGCTCAATCAGCTGATGAAGGAAATTCAGGGTAAAAAGGAGCAGAATATCCTGGAAAACCTTGCAGTGCGGGTCATGGCCAAAGCGGAGTATTCCACGAAAAACATAGGTCATTACGGACTGGCTTTTCCGTATTATACGCATTTTACCTCTCCCATACGGCGGTATCCTGATATTCTTGCCCACCGCTTGCTCTTTCATTACCTGAACGGGGGAGCGTCGGAAAATCCGGCCCCGTATGAAGAAATGTGCCGTCATGCTTCCGAGATGGAGCGAAAGGCTATGGAAGCTGAACGTACCTCAGTGAAATACAAACAGGTAGAATTTATGGCCGATAAGGTAGGCCAGGTGTTTGATGCCGTTATTTCCGGAGTTACTGAATGGGGGCTATTTGCTGAGATCATTGAAAACGGTTGTGAGGGAATGATTCATATCCGGCAGTTGAATGATGATTTTTACTGGTTTGACGAAGAAAATTACCGGCTGGTAGGGCGCAGGTACAAACGGGTTTTCCAGCTTGGCGATGCCATAAAGGTTGAAATATGGCGTACCAACCTCCTGAAAAAGCAACTGGATTTCAGACTGGCAGAAGATAAATAA